CTTAGAGCGCACACCAAGACCACCGCCGGAAAGATCGGCATCGAGGCCGAGCGCCTTGGTGAAGGAAGCGTCCCAGTCGGCGAGGAAGTGGATTTTGCCCTGGCCGCCCGACGATTGCGCCCAGGCGCCCATTACATGCCAGTCATTGACGGAGACGACCGCGATATCATCCACGCCCTTGGCGAGAATGGCGTCGCGATTTTCGAGATAGCCCGGCAGATGGTTCAGCGAGCAGGTGGGGGTGAAGGCGCCGGGAACGGCAAAGAGGACCACCTTCTTGCCGCCGAAAAGCGCGTCGGTGGTGGTTTCCACCGGGCCATCGGCCGTCTTTTCCTTAAAAGTTGCGGAAGGTAGTTTTTCGCCGATCTTGATGGTCATGTCCGTGCTCCTCTGGTCGTTCGGTTCGCGCGACTATAGAGCAGGGACATGAAATCTGTCATGCGGTTTTCGTTTGAAATGCCGTATGCCAGACACCCGCTCAGGGCTTGGGAAAATTCAGCACCGTTTCCATCGCCCGGTCGCCGGATTTGACCAGGATGGGCCAGCTGTTTCCCGGCACCTGGTAGGTTTTCGGAAGGCCTTTGATGTTCATGTAGAAGGAGAGCTTGCGCTTGTCGCGCACCAGGTTCTGCGGTTCGTAATAGGCAAAACCGGAAGGGCCGGCGATGAAGATTTCGGTCTCCTTGGGCGCATTTTCCGGGAGCTGCAGCTGCACGCCAAGCATGGTCTTGTCAGGGGTGATGTGGAAATCGATGACCTTGAAATCGTCGGAAGCCGCTTCGGGCAGGGTTTCGCGCGCCTCTTCGAGAAGGCGGCGTTCCTCACTGTCATCATCGGCAGCATTGCCGCGGCTGATGGAAAATTTCGCCTCGAAGGGAATGCAGATATTCTGGCACACGCCGATGAAGGCGGTGATGTCGATCGTCCCGCTTGCCGCCGGATCGGTGGCTTTCAACTGAAAGGGAAGGCTGACGGCGTGGTCATAACCGATATCGGTGATATCGCCGTTCTCGATCAGTTTCGGGACGGGATAGGCCATGGTGGTCAGGCTGACGCCGCTTGCCGGATCGGGGGTGATCTGCGGCGGTATGCCGGCTTCGCCCGGTTCGCGCCAATAGGTTATCCAGCCGTCC
This window of the Agrobacterium fabrum str. C58 genome carries:
- a CDS encoding protein-disulfide reductase DsbD domain-containing protein, with the protein product MSVRIFFRFSHLRLAVVFAALLGGGQAAQAEITDWARSEGGQMRVASLAMDADGVVRGVLQIEPKDGWITYWREPGEAGIPPQITPDPASGVSLTTMAYPVPKLIENGDITDIGYDHAVSLPFQLKATDPAASGTIDITAFIGVCQNICIPFEAKFSISRGNAADDDSEERRLLEEARETLPEAASDDFKVIDFHITPDKTMLGVQLQLPENAPKETEIFIAGPSGFAYYEPQNLVRDKRKLSFYMNIKGLPKTYQVPGNSWPILVKSGDRAMETVLNFPKP
- a CDS encoding peroxiredoxin, which codes for MTIKIGEKLPSATFKEKTADGPVETTTDALFGGKKVVLFAVPGAFTPTCSLNHLPGYLENRDAILAKGVDDIAVVSVNDWHVMGAWAQSSGGQGKIHFLADWDASFTKALGLDADLSGGGLGVRSKRYSMLVEDGVVKSLNVEENPGQATVSAAAAMIEQL